TGATGACCTGATCCGGAATCATCATTTCAGCTGCCCCGATAGGTCGAATAGCCAAAGGGCGAAATCAGCAGCGGCACATGATAGTGATCCGGCTGCGACATTCCAAAGCGGATCGGGACGACATCCAGAAAGCGCGGGCTTTCTGCAGCCACTCCGGTCGCGTCCATCCAGGCGCCTGCGTGGAACTCCAGTTCATAGATGCCCGGCCGGAACTGCTCGACCGGCAGGATCGGGCGATCGGTGCGCCCATCGGCATTGGTGCGCAGCCGGATCAGTTCGGTCCGGCCTTCCTCTTCGATCCGATACAGCACGACCTCCATGCCGCTGGCGGGTTGGCCGCGGGCGGTGTCCAGAACATGGGTTGTCAGATATCCCGACATTGATGCCTCCGCTGCTTGTCCGGCGACAGTGTTACCCGATTTTGCCTGCTTGACGAGATCGCGATCACGCGAAAGCGATCCATTTGTTCTCTCATGTCTTTTGAAGCCAGTTTTCAGCAGCCGATGCCGATATCGGTGCAACCTCTGATCGGCATATTGCCTTTTTCACTTGCTGGCGGGCATTGTTCGCGCCGAGCAAGATGCAAATCGGGGATAGACATATGGCCGAACCGACCCGTCGTCGCGGACGTCCGCGCAGCGCAAGTGAAGCCTCGGGAACGATTCAGGCATTGGATCGCGCTTTGGACATTCTGGACCTGCTGGCCGCGAACCCGGGGCTGACCCTGTCGGAGGTGGCCGAAGAGATGGGGCAGTCGCCCTCGACCGTGCATCGCGTGCTGCATACGCTGGCAGCGCGCCGGGTCGCCGAAAGCGATCCGGCCACGCAGACCTGGCATATCGGCCCTGCGACATTCCGGTTGGGCGCGGCCTTCATGCGCCGCTCGGGCCTTGGAGAGCGCGCGCGCCCCTTCCTGCGCACCCTGATGGAACATACTGGCGAAACGGCCAATCTGGGCATTCCCGAAGAGAATTCCGTGCTGTCCCTGGCACAGGTCGAAACACATGAATCCATTCGCGCCTGCTTTGCCCCGGGAACGCGCCTGCCCCTGCATGCCTCGGCAATGGGCAAGGTATTGCTGACCTTTGGCCGCCCCGAGCGCCTGCAACAGCTGATCGACACCACCGGATTGGCGCGCTGTACCGACAAGACGCTGATCACGCGTGACGCGCTGCTCGAAGACATGCAGCGCATCCGCACACGCGGCTTTGCCTTTGACGACGAGGAAAGGACCCGTGGCATGCGCTGTATCGCCGCCCCGGTCCTTGATCACGACGGCAAGCTGGTCGCCGCCATCTCGATCAGTGGCCCGACCCAGCGCATCGGCCATGAACATGTCAAGACGCTGGGGGCCGTGGTCGTGGCGACGGCGGGCGATCTGACACAGGCCCTGGGGGGCTAGGCCTCTTCTTTGGACGCGATATTCAGGCTTTGGCGCGCAAGGGCCGCAATCAGGTCGGTGCGCGTCACGATACCGACGATGCGCTCTCCGTCCAGAACCGGCACGGCATCGAATCTTCCATCGGCCATCTTGGGCAGCAGCCCCGCCACCGGATCGTCGGGACCGATGACCGGAGCATCGGTTTCCATGATATGTTCGGCCCGCAACCCCAGTTCGGCGTCATTCTCCAGCAGCACCGCCATGGCCGAACCGAAACGCTTGCCCGAGGCAAAGGCATCGCGGCGTGCGCGCCGGATCAGGTGCAGCTGGAAGATCACCCCAAGATAGACATCCCCCGGCCCCGTGACCGGCAGCGAGGTAAAGCCATGCTGGCGGAACAGATCGGCCGCGCTGCCCAATGTTGCATCGGGCGGCACCGTGACCAGATCGCGCGACATGATATCCGCCGCGGTCAGCGGCCCGGTCCGATGGCTGGCGGCCTGCATCTCGGCCGCCGCGATCAGACGCGCGAGATCCTCGACCCCAAGGTTCAGCGACTGTCGATAGCTGGCCAGGATATCGGTCAGTTCCTCGGCGCTCAGGCCCAGGCGTTCGGCCGGTTCCGGATCATCGGTGCCATGGCTGTTGGGGTCTTCGAACTGGCGCAACGGATAATGCCGCCCGGTCGCACGGGCATAGACGATGCCCACCGCGACCAGCAGCGCCGTTCCCAGCGCAACGGGCGACAGGGCGAACCAGAAGCCCATCTCGTGCATGGTCTCGGCATTCATCGCCGCCGTCATGGCGACCGCCCCGCCCGGCGGATGCAATGCGCGCAGCAGGATCATCGCCACGATGGCCAGGCTGACCGCCAGCGTGATACGCAGGTTCGGGTCGTCGATCGTCAGGCAGATGGCCACCGCCACGACTGCCGAGGCACTGTTGCCGATGACCGCCGACCAAGGCTGCGCCAGAGGGCTGCTGGGCACGGCGAAGATCAGAACCGAAGTCGCCCCGAAAGGCGCGATCAGATACAGTCCCAGATCCAGATTCACGGCAGGCAACAAGACGACCAGCGCCGCAACTGCCAGGCCAAGCAGTGCCCCGCCCCCTGCACGCAGCGATTCCTTGACCGAACCAATGGGAATCGCCGGCCCCAATGCCCGCAAGGTGCGTCGTGTCAGTGTGGTGGTCATCAGCATCCCCCTGGCCAGAGCGGTCTGCTATAGCCCCTGCCCCGCCTCTTGCAAGTCCTGCCCAATTTACAGGCAGGGCAAATGTCGTCGCGCGCGTGATTTCCGCGACAGGATGCTTGCTCCGCCGGCCATGACATTGTTTGCTTTGACCTATCCATTGAAGTGAGGAGCGACATGATGCGCTACAGTCGGGATCTACGCGGATATGGCCGGTCCAGCCCCGATCCGAAATGGCCGGGCGGCGCAAAGATCGCCGTGCAGATCGTGGTCAACTACGAAGAAGGCGGCGAAAACAGCATCGAACATGGCGATGCGGCCTCCGAGGCATTTCTTTCCGAAATCATCGGGGCGCAGCCATGGCCCGGACAGCGCCACTGGAACATGGAATCGATCTATGACTATGGCTCACGCGCAGGCTTCTGGCGGCTGTATCGGCTGTTGAAGGATTTTCCCGTCACCGTCTATGGCGTTGCCACCGCGCTGGAGCGCAGCCCCGACCAGGTCGCCGCCATGCAGGAGGCCGGCTGGGAAATCGCCACCCACGGGCTGAAATGGATCGACTACAAGGATGTGCCTCGCGAAACCGAAGCCGAGCATCTGGCCCGCGCCATCGAATTGCACCGCCAGGTGACCGGCCAGCGCCCGCTGGGATTCTATCAGGGCCGCACCTCGATGAACACCGTCGCCTTGGGATGTGAGGAAGGCGGCTTTGCCTATCTGGCCGACAGTATCGCCGATGACCTGCCCTATTGGCATCTGCATCAGGGACGTGCGCAGCTGATCGTCCCCTATACGATGGATGCCAATGACATGCGCTTTTCCAGCGGTCAGGGCTTTGGCACCGGACAGGAGTTCTTTGACTATCTGCGCGACAGTTTCGACATTCTCTATGCCGAAGGCCAGGCCGGCGCGCCAAAGATGATGTCGATCGGCCTGCATTGCCGGCTGGCGGGCCGACCGGGCCGGGCCATGGCCATTCGCAGGTTCCTGGACCATGCCTGTGCCCATGACGGAGTCTGGTTCGCCACGCGGCTGGATATCGCGAAACACTGGGCCCAGACGCATCCCCATGTCGCGGAGCGGCTGCTCCCGTCACAGATGGATCGCGATGATTTCGTCGCGCGTTTCGGCGGCATCTACGAACATTCACCCTGGGTCGCGGAAAGGGTCTGGGACGGCGAGATGGGGGCGGTTCACGACCACGCCACCGGGCTGTCACGACGCATGGCACAGATCTTTCGCGCGGCCAGTGACGAGGAACGCCTTGACGTGCTGAAGGCCCATCCCGATCTGGCGGGCAAGCTGGCCGCCGCGCGGCGTCTGACCGCGGCCAGCACGCAGGAACAGGCCAGTGCCGGTCTGGACGCCCTGACCGATGACGAGCGCGCGGCATTTTCTCGCTTGAACAGCGCCTATGCCGAAAAGCACGGATTTCCCTTCATCATCGCGGTGCGCGACCATGACAAGGCGTCGATCCTTGCAGCCATGCAGAGCCGCGTCGAGAATGACACGTTCACCGAGCGTCACGAGGCCGAGGAACAGGTCATCCGCATCGCCGAACTTCGCCTGAAAGAGATCCTGCCATGACCGACCATCCGCCAAGCGACAGGCCACGCGCCCATCCGATCCCTGCCTATGCCGGGCCGCTGGCCGGCCTGCCCCCACAACGGGACCTGACCACGGATACGGCTGTCTTTACCGAGGCCTATGCGGTAATTCCCCGCAGCGTGATGCGCGATATTGTCACCAGCTATCTGCCACATTGGCAGGGCATGCGGATGTGGGTTCTGGCGCGCCCGCTGACGGGTTTTGCCGAAACATTCAGCCAGTATATCGTCGAACTGTCCCCCGGTGGCGGCAGCGACATGCCCGATGACGACCCGCAGGTGCAGCATGCGATCTTTGTGACCGTCGGCGCGGTGGCACTTTGGATCGCCGGGCAGGAACATCTGCTGGAGCCCGGCGGTTTCGCCTATGTCCCGCCGGGCACCCCGTGGAAGATCCGCAACGGCGGCTCGGAACCGGCGGGCTTTCACTGGTGGCGCAAGCGCTGGCAGCCCAGTGCCGATCTGGCCAGGCCCGATCCGATCATCCTGCGGGAACAGGATATCACCCCCGCCCCGATGCCCGACACTGATGGCGCATGGGCCACGACCCGATTCATGGACCCGGACGATCTGCGGCACGACATGCATATCACCCTGGTCAGCTTTGAACCCGGCGGTTCGATCCCCTTTGCCGAAACCCATGTCATGGAACATGGATTGTTCGTGCTGGAGGGCAAGGCCGTCTATCGTCTGAATCGTGATTGGGTCGAGGTCGGCCCGGGTGACTTCATGTGGCTGCGCGCCTTCTGCCCGCAGGCCTGCTATGCAGGCGGACCGGGCCGGTTCCGATATCTGCTCTACAAGGATGTGAACCGCCACGCTTCCCTGTGGCCCAACCGCTAGCGATGCAGTTCAGCTTTCGATGCGGGGGGCACCCTTGCGCTGTGCCGGGGCCTCGGGATCCGACCAGGACACGCGCAGGCTGACCTCGCATCGACCATCTTCGCGTTCGGCCTTGATCCGCAGATCCATCAGGCCGGCGGTCTTCAGTACCAGCTCGTCCTTGTCATCACCCAGCGTCATCTGACCCTTGGAAAACCCTTTGGCCAATGAGGACAGCAATGTCTTGATGGTCTTCCGGTCGGCCAGCGATTCATGCGTGAAACGCTTGTTCGGGTCACTCATGCGGCATCCGTTCCTTATGTCATGCGGTCAGGCGCGAAATGCTTGGCCCAAGGATAATCCCTGCTCAGACCGACCACATCTCCACTGGGAAAGATCAATGTCGCACCTGCCCCGACGCCATCCAGACCTTCCAGCCTGCGCGAGCTCCGGTCAAGCGTGACATCCCCTTCCAGATGCAGCAGGCCACATTTGGCAAGCAGCCGCTGCCCCCGGTGATTGTTCACATGGCCCTGCACGACCATATGGATGCCCGCGCGATGCAGCGCGGTGACGCCCTGCCCCGTCAGTTCGCAATCCGACCGGCGATACTTGGTGCGCACAAGATTGGCCAGCGGCCCGAAATAGAACCCCAGAGAGGCATTTTCAGCCTCGTCGCGATAGCGGGCATTCACCGAGGCGACCCCTGCCTGCTGCAACATCTCGCACATGCTGTCACATAGCCCCGCATGCACGAACAGCAGCGATCCGACCCGCGCCACGACATCCATCCTCTCATAGAACCATGCATATGCGCCGTCCGGCTCGAAGAATATCGTATGACATTTCAGCGCTGCGGCCAGGATTTCGCGGCTGGTCATGCCCGAGCGACGACTTTCGTGATCGAATTTCCTCTGCTTTTCCCCAAGCTTGGCGATCTCGGTCGCAATCACCTGCGGACGCAGTTCAGCCTGTGCGGCCGCAGCAAATCGCGTCGGCCAGTCAGGGCCGGGCAACAGCCGCGCGCGACATGTGGCCTCATCGGGCATGGCGGCCAGGTCATCCGCCGTCACGAATCGTTGCAGGACCTCGTGCAGGGCAGGCAAAATCTTGCGCCCCATGCGCAGGAACAGATGTTCGGTCATGGGGTTGCGTGGCCCGCGCAGGGCCGCAACCGCCATGCGCATGCGCAGATCGTGATTGCCCGCCAGAATATGCAGATCGGCCCCAGCCTCGCCCAGCGCGCCCAGCGCATCCAGCAGCGCCAGATTGCTGGGCCCCTTGTCCAGCGAGTCGCCGCCCAGAATGATGCGCGCCTTGCGGCCAAAG
This is a stretch of genomic DNA from Paracoccus seriniphilus. It encodes these proteins:
- the uraH gene encoding hydroxyisourate hydrolase, producing MSGYLTTHVLDTARGQPASGMEVVLYRIEEEGRTELIRLRTNADGRTDRPILPVEQFRPGIYELEFHAGAWMDATGVAAESPRFLDVVPIRFGMSQPDHYHVPLLISPFGYSTYRGS
- the bhcR gene encoding HTH-type transcriptional regulator BhcR; the encoded protein is MAEPTRRRGRPRSASEASGTIQALDRALDILDLLAANPGLTLSEVAEEMGQSPSTVHRVLHTLAARRVAESDPATQTWHIGPATFRLGAAFMRRSGLGERARPFLRTLMEHTGETANLGIPEENSVLSLAQVETHESIRACFAPGTRLPLHASAMGKVLLTFGRPERLQQLIDTTGLARCTDKTLITRDALLEDMQRIRTRGFAFDDEERTRGMRCIAAPVLDHDGKLVAAISISGPTQRIGHEHVKTLGAVVVATAGDLTQALGG
- a CDS encoding HPP family protein codes for the protein MTTTLTRRTLRALGPAIPIGSVKESLRAGGGALLGLAVAALVVLLPAVNLDLGLYLIAPFGATSVLIFAVPSSPLAQPWSAVIGNSASAVVAVAICLTIDDPNLRITLAVSLAIVAMILLRALHPPGGAVAMTAAMNAETMHEMGFWFALSPVALGTALLVAVGIVYARATGRHYPLRQFEDPNSHGTDDPEPAERLGLSAEELTDILASYRQSLNLGVEDLARLIAAAEMQAASHRTGPLTAADIMSRDLVTVPPDATLGSAADLFRQHGFTSLPVTGPGDVYLGVIFQLHLIRRARRDAFASGKRFGSAMAVLLENDAELGLRAEHIMETDAPVIGPDDPVAGLLPKMADGRFDAVPVLDGERIVGIVTRTDLIAALARQSLNIASKEEA
- the puuE gene encoding allantoinase PuuE, which translates into the protein MMRYSRDLRGYGRSSPDPKWPGGAKIAVQIVVNYEEGGENSIEHGDAASEAFLSEIIGAQPWPGQRHWNMESIYDYGSRAGFWRLYRLLKDFPVTVYGVATALERSPDQVAAMQEAGWEIATHGLKWIDYKDVPRETEAEHLARAIELHRQVTGQRPLGFYQGRTSMNTVALGCEEGGFAYLADSIADDLPYWHLHQGRAQLIVPYTMDANDMRFSSGQGFGTGQEFFDYLRDSFDILYAEGQAGAPKMMSIGLHCRLAGRPGRAMAIRRFLDHACAHDGVWFATRLDIAKHWAQTHPHVAERLLPSQMDRDDFVARFGGIYEHSPWVAERVWDGEMGAVHDHATGLSRRMAQIFRAASDEERLDVLKAHPDLAGKLAAARRLTAASTQEQASAGLDALTDDERAAFSRLNSAYAEKHGFPFIIAVRDHDKASILAAMQSRVENDTFTERHEAEEQVIRIAELRLKEILP
- a CDS encoding bifunctional allantoicase/(S)-ureidoglycine aminohydrolase yields the protein MTDHPPSDRPRAHPIPAYAGPLAGLPPQRDLTTDTAVFTEAYAVIPRSVMRDIVTSYLPHWQGMRMWVLARPLTGFAETFSQYIVELSPGGGSDMPDDDPQVQHAIFVTVGAVALWIAGQEHLLEPGGFAYVPPGTPWKIRNGGSEPAGFHWWRKRWQPSADLARPDPIILREQDITPAPMPDTDGAWATTRFMDPDDLRHDMHITLVSFEPGGSIPFAETHVMEHGLFVLEGKAVYRLNRDWVEVGPGDFMWLRAFCPQACYAGGPGRFRYLLYKDVNRHASLWPNR
- a CDS encoding amphi-Trp domain-containing protein; translation: MSDPNKRFTHESLADRKTIKTLLSSLAKGFSKGQMTLGDDKDELVLKTAGLMDLRIKAEREDGRCEVSLRVSWSDPEAPAQRKGAPRIES
- a CDS encoding metallophosphoesterase yields the protein MEHALYHQHGEPQLLPPVFDTDAQLADLPRKLRPWPDAATHPQIMACLARAREYGGWRWPDRPIIFVSDPHADAEGLLLSLCAAGVIRREGCRIALTGFGRKARIILGGDSLDKGPSNLALLDALGALGEAGADLHILAGNHDLRMRMAVAALRGPRNPMTEHLFLRMGRKILPALHEVLQRFVTADDLAAMPDEATCRARLLPGPDWPTRFAAAAQAELRPQVIATEIAKLGEKQRKFDHESRRSGMTSREILAAALKCHTIFFEPDGAYAWFYERMDVVARVGSLLFVHAGLCDSMCEMLQQAGVASVNARYRDEAENASLGFYFGPLANLVRTKYRRSDCELTGQGVTALHRAGIHMVVQGHVNNHRGQRLLAKCGLLHLEGDVTLDRSSRRLEGLDGVGAGATLIFPSGDVVGLSRDYPWAKHFAPDRMT